The proteins below come from a single Candidatus Eisenbacteria bacterium genomic window:
- a CDS encoding integration host factor subunit beta, whose translation MTKADLVDEISGKTRISKSETATIVDQLLNAISRALSEGKHIEIRGFGTFKVRERKARKARNPRSGAEVMVPAKLVPVFKASNELKGAVRG comes from the coding sequence TTGACGAAGGCAGATCTGGTAGACGAGATCTCGGGTAAGACTCGGATCTCCAAGAGCGAGACGGCAACGATCGTGGACCAGCTGTTGAACGCGATTTCGCGGGCGTTGAGCGAAGGAAAGCATATCGAGATTCGAGGTTTCGGCACGTTCAAGGTGCGCGAGCGCAAAGCGCGCAAGGCGCGAAACCCCCGCAGCGGAGCGGAGGTCATGGTTCCCGCCAAGCTCGTGCCCGTCTTCAAGGCATCCAACGAACTCAAAGGTGCGGTGCGCGGCTGA
- the sppA gene encoding signal peptide peptidase SppA yields MAVKRWLVGCAVLFVGTVATVSLAFLIVNLTFQKEGFSLGPLSRRVGLVEIIGDIESSESVVDQLERMRRDSSVRAVVLRLDSPGGGVAASQEIYEAVRKVREDDKPVVASMGGVAASGAYYVACAADSIVSNPGTLTGSIGVIMSFPNTEELFRKVGLRFEVVKTGKFKDIGSMSRPMSFEERELLQGVLSNVYEQFVDAISEGRSLDRRDILPYADGRIFSGDQALDYGFVDRLGDLNDAIQLAASMARIEGRPVVVRKERRRVSLMDFFEEKLHFIPALSQSGPRLEYRLR; encoded by the coding sequence ATGGCCGTGAAACGCTGGCTCGTGGGCTGTGCCGTCCTCTTCGTCGGCACGGTTGCGACCGTGAGCCTCGCCTTCCTGATCGTCAATCTCACCTTCCAAAAAGAGGGATTCTCCCTCGGGCCGCTGAGCAGGCGCGTGGGCCTGGTCGAGATCATCGGAGATATCGAATCCTCCGAGAGCGTCGTCGACCAGCTGGAGCGCATGCGGCGCGACTCGAGCGTGCGCGCGGTCGTTCTGAGGCTGGATAGCCCCGGGGGCGGGGTCGCGGCTTCGCAAGAGATCTACGAGGCGGTCCGGAAGGTCCGGGAGGATGACAAGCCGGTCGTGGCGTCCATGGGCGGGGTGGCGGCCTCCGGAGCCTACTATGTCGCCTGCGCGGCCGACTCGATCGTATCGAACCCGGGAACCCTGACCGGGAGCATCGGCGTGATCATGAGCTTCCCCAACACCGAGGAGCTCTTCCGAAAGGTAGGGCTGCGCTTCGAGGTCGTGAAGACCGGCAAGTTCAAGGACATCGGATCGATGTCCCGTCCGATGAGCTTCGAGGAGCGCGAGCTGCTCCAGGGCGTCCTTTCGAACGTGTACGAGCAATTCGTGGACGCGATCTCCGAGGGGCGAAGCCTGGACCGACGCGACATCCTTCCCTACGCGGACGGAAGGATCTTCTCGGGGGACCAGGCTCTGGACTACGGGTTCGTGGATCGGTTGGGGGATTTGAACGACGCGATCCAACTCGCCGCGAGCATGGCCCGCATCGAGGGCCGCCCGGTCGTGGTGCGGAAGGAGAGACGCCGCGTGTCGCTGATGGACTTCTTCGAGGAAAAGTTACACTTCATCCCGGCGCTCAGCCAATCGGGTCCGCGCCTCGAGTATCGGCTGCGTTAA
- a CDS encoding 2,3-bisphosphoglycerate-independent phosphoglycerate mutase: MSSSSIPLAGLIILDGWALNPRAEGNAVKMARTPTMDRLTRTCPHATLVTWGESVGLPSGQMGNSEVGHLNLGAGRIVYQDLTRIDAAIGDGSLARNGVLRKTLERTKRRDAALHLVGLHSPGGVHSHIRHLHALLRIAAGSGISRLRVHAILDGRDVPPRSARADLESTESVFREIGRGRIATVGGRYYAMDRDKRWPRTELAYRAMVLGEGLKAESARSALDQAYARGESDEFVMPTVIERPGDDGSIARGDTVIAYNFRPDRMRQLTRALADPSFDAFPRPRPLDLDYVCMTSYDETFPYPVLFTDEPLRNTLGEVISREGIRQLRIAETEKYAHVTYFFNGSEEVPFEGEDRVLIPSPQVATYDLKPEMSAFEVTDEAVRRLSDSTYGFFVLNYANADMVGHTGVIEAAVKAVETVDTCLGRLIEAVRRRSGTVLVTADHGNADQMIDYDTGGPHTAHTMHPVPILLVGPGGYSLRSGILADVAPSLLSLMGIPAPGEMTGKSLLVSESAGAIAP, translated from the coding sequence ATGTCCTCTTCCTCGATCCCGCTCGCGGGGCTGATCATTCTCGACGGGTGGGCGTTGAACCCCCGCGCCGAGGGAAACGCGGTGAAGATGGCGCGCACGCCGACCATGGACAGGCTGACGCGGACCTGTCCTCATGCGACGCTCGTCACCTGGGGGGAGTCGGTGGGTCTCCCCTCCGGTCAGATGGGAAATTCCGAGGTGGGGCACCTGAATCTCGGGGCCGGCCGGATCGTGTACCAGGACCTGACCCGCATCGATGCCGCGATCGGGGACGGGTCGCTCGCTCGAAACGGGGTTCTCCGGAAGACCCTCGAGCGGACGAAGAGGCGAGACGCCGCGCTCCATTTGGTCGGGCTTCATTCTCCCGGCGGCGTGCACAGCCACATCCGCCACCTGCACGCATTGCTCCGGATCGCCGCGGGGTCGGGAATCTCGCGTCTGCGCGTCCACGCGATCCTGGACGGCAGGGACGTCCCGCCGCGGTCGGCCAGGGCGGATCTCGAATCGACCGAGTCGGTTTTTCGAGAGATCGGCCGCGGAAGGATCGCGACCGTTGGCGGTCGATACTACGCCATGGACCGCGACAAGCGGTGGCCCCGGACGGAGCTGGCCTACCGCGCGATGGTTCTGGGGGAGGGGCTGAAAGCCGAGAGCGCCCGATCGGCGCTCGATCAGGCGTACGCGCGCGGGGAGAGCGATGAATTTGTCATGCCAACCGTGATCGAACGGCCGGGCGACGACGGGAGCATCGCCCGGGGGGACACGGTGATCGCGTATAACTTCCGCCCCGACCGGATGCGGCAGCTGACCCGTGCCCTCGCCGACCCTTCCTTCGACGCCTTTCCACGGCCCCGCCCGCTCGACCTCGATTACGTCTGCATGACCTCCTACGACGAGACCTTCCCGTATCCGGTGCTGTTCACGGATGAGCCGCTGCGCAACACGCTCGGCGAGGTGATCAGCCGGGAGGGGATCCGTCAGCTTCGAATCGCGGAGACCGAAAAGTACGCCCACGTGACCTACTTCTTCAACGGAAGCGAGGAGGTGCCCTTCGAAGGGGAGGATCGCGTCCTTATCCCATCCCCCCAGGTGGCCACGTACGACCTGAAGCCCGAGATGAGCGCCTTCGAAGTGACCGACGAGGCGGTCCGGCGGCTTTCCGATTCGACCTACGGGTTTTTCGTCCTGAACTACGCGAACGCCGACATGGTCGGCCACACCGGCGTGATCGAAGCAGCCGTCAAAGCCGTGGAGACGGTGGACACCTGCCTGGGACGTCTCATCGAAGCTGTGCGCCGCCGGTCGGGGACGGTGCTCGTGACCGCCGATCACGGGAACGCCGACCAGATGATCGACTACGATACAGGCGGCCCGCACACGGCGCACACGATGCACCCCGTTCCCATCCTGCTCGTGGGGCCGGGCGGCTACTCCCTCCGGAGTGGGATCCTGGCCGACGTGGCGCCGAGCTTGCTTTCCCTCATGGGAATCCCGGCGCCGGGCGAGATGACGGGAAAATCGCTCCTCGTATCGGAGTCCGCTGGGGCAATTGCCCCCTGA
- a CDS encoding cold shock domain-containing protein, with amino-acid sequence MPETGRVKWFNEAKGFGFIERQGGPDVFVHYSAIVGDGFRSLKEGDEVSFEVTQGPKGPQAANVTKK; translated from the coding sequence ATGCCTGAAACAGGCCGTGTGAAGTGGTTCAACGAAGCGAAAGGGTTCGGGTTCATCGAACGCCAGGGCGGTCCCGACGTCTTCGTTCACTACAGCGCCATTGTCGGCGACGGCTTTCGAAGCCTGAAGGAAGGGGACGAGGTCTCCTTCGAGGTGACGCAAGGCCCCAAGGGTCCTCAGGCCGCGAACGTCACCAAGAAGTAG
- a CDS encoding lipoate--protein ligase family protein, producing MAADAALLDWVSLGPARLVFRTYGWDRPTLSLGRSEPFPAGWDERALSREGIAVARRPTGGNAVLHWEEVTFALAATLPGPWRLTPRGFANEAAEALAEALRGCGVNAARVDAATPRPAPARPGEAPCFARIESGEVGAAGYKVAGLASRFSRTGALCHASVPLSARHREIVSFRSDGAQAEASLASGARSIGELLGFPSHAAGLADRLAQDLADRLAEAVAARFGVCLVEAPFSMLGLEEEPAVFTGPRARGL from the coding sequence CGACGCGGCGCTCCTCGACTGGGTGTCGCTGGGGCCCGCGCGGCTCGTGTTTCGAACCTACGGGTGGGATCGCCCGACCTTGAGCCTGGGACGCAGCGAGCCCTTTCCCGCGGGGTGGGATGAGCGCGCGCTCTCGCGGGAAGGGATCGCCGTGGCGCGGCGCCCGACGGGGGGGAACGCGGTTCTCCATTGGGAGGAGGTCACCTTCGCGCTTGCGGCGACCCTCCCGGGACCCTGGCGTTTGACGCCTCGTGGATTCGCGAACGAGGCGGCCGAGGCGCTGGCCGAAGCGCTTCGCGGATGCGGCGTGAACGCGGCGCGGGTCGACGCGGCGACGCCACGCCCCGCGCCCGCGAGACCCGGCGAGGCCCCGTGCTTCGCCCGCATCGAGTCGGGAGAGGTCGGGGCCGCGGGGTACAAGGTCGCGGGGCTCGCTTCGCGGTTCTCGCGCACCGGGGCGCTCTGCCATGCCTCGGTTCCGCTGTCCGCGCGCCACCGCGAGATCGTCTCCTTCCGGTCGGACGGAGCGCAGGCCGAGGCATCGCTCGCGTCCGGCGCGCGCTCGATCGGAGAGCTGCTCGGCTTCCCGTCGCACGCCGCCGGGCTCGCGGACCGGCTTGCACAGGACCTCGCCGACCGGCTCGCCGAGGCGGTCGCGGCGCGGTTCGGGGTGTGCCTTGTCGAGGCTCCGTTCTCGATGCTCGGCCTTGAAGAGGAGCCCGCCGTCTTCACGGGCCCGCGGGCGCGAGGCTTGTGA